The Pseudodesulfovibrio sp. zrk46 genome contains a region encoding:
- a CDS encoding cache domain-containing protein → MSKSLSLAAVVLLIVSTFALAGSCEQTAQDLVSKGVIHIKAVGAKQAAADFMDPDGEFIDGDYYLLFYTFDGNCLALGAKPEVAGKNRWNVHDPDGVYQIREMVNLAKMGGGWVEYKYANPSTGKVQPKKTYVRPVPNMDAFVGCGIYYK, encoded by the coding sequence ATGAGCAAATCGTTGAGCCTTGCTGCCGTTGTCCTGTTGATCGTGTCCACTTTCGCCTTGGCCGGAAGTTGTGAGCAAACTGCCCAGGACCTGGTGAGCAAGGGCGTTATCCATATCAAGGCCGTGGGCGCCAAACAGGCTGCTGCGGATTTCATGGACCCCGATGGTGAGTTCATCGACGGCGACTACTATCTGCTCTTTTACACTTTTGACGGCAACTGCCTCGCCCTTGGTGCCAAGCCCGAGGTCGCGGGCAAGAATCGTTGGAACGTCCACGATCCCGACGGCGTTTACCAGATTCGCGAGATGGTGAACCTCGCCAAGATGGGCGGCGGTTGGGTGGAGTACAAGTACGCCAATCCCTCCACCGGCAAGGTGCAGCCCAAGAAGACCTATGTCCGCCCCGTGCCCAATATGGACGCCTTTGTCGGGTGCGGCATCTACTACAAATAA
- a CDS encoding glycosyltransferase — protein sequence MDSKSYNILMYSHDTYGLGHIRRTMAIARNLVRPGVNILIVTGSPIVGRYTMPAGIDFVRMPGMIKKTNSIYVPHSIKVDPKIAISIRKNIISATAKTFKPDLFIVDKVPSGLKNEVLPTLKWIKKNLPCTRVVLGLRDILDEAKSTQADWKKKKFPEILRDLYSEIWVYGEQKLYDPIKEYAFPEDIAEKTIFTGYIPRKVPKMRKAKRKHKQVVVTIGGGGDGYSVLDNYLKMLETNGTVNFKTLMITGPFLDPKRLDELADRARAVKVQIKPFVKNLEKRMAAADLVVTMGGYNTLCEILSLKKPALVIPRDKPREEQLLRAKVFKGRGICDYIKWGDVSPELLREKVNALLDDSSQCVSELQTFRMTGLEVMRERLAYFRENCSE from the coding sequence ATGGATTCCAAGTCTTACAATATATTGATGTATTCCCATGACACGTACGGTCTGGGACACATCCGCCGCACCATGGCCATCGCACGCAATCTGGTGCGTCCGGGCGTCAACATCCTCATCGTCACGGGGTCTCCCATTGTCGGGCGCTACACCATGCCCGCCGGTATCGACTTCGTGCGCATGCCCGGCATGATCAAGAAGACGAACTCCATCTACGTCCCCCACTCCATCAAGGTCGATCCCAAGATCGCCATCTCCATCCGCAAGAACATCATCTCGGCCACGGCCAAGACGTTCAAGCCCGACCTCTTCATCGTGGACAAGGTGCCTTCCGGCCTCAAGAACGAAGTGCTCCCCACCCTCAAGTGGATCAAGAAGAACCTGCCCTGCACCCGCGTGGTCCTCGGTCTGCGCGACATCCTCGACGAAGCGAAATCCACGCAGGCGGATTGGAAGAAAAAGAAATTTCCCGAAATCCTGCGCGACCTCTACTCCGAAATCTGGGTCTACGGCGAACAGAAACTGTATGATCCCATCAAGGAATACGCCTTCCCGGAAGACATTGCGGAGAAGACCATCTTCACCGGCTACATTCCGCGCAAGGTGCCCAAAATGCGCAAGGCCAAACGCAAGCACAAACAGGTGGTCGTCACCATCGGCGGTGGCGGAGACGGCTACAGCGTCCTCGACAACTACCTCAAGATGCTGGAGACCAACGGCACCGTGAACTTCAAGACCCTGATGATCACCGGACCGTTCCTCGATCCCAAGCGCCTCGATGAGCTGGCCGACCGCGCCCGCGCCGTCAAGGTACAGATCAAGCCGTTCGTCAAGAATCTGGAAAAGCGCATGGCCGCTGCCGACCTCGTTGTCACCATGGGCGGCTACAACACCCTTTGCGAAATTCTGTCGCTGAAGAAGCCCGCGCTGGTCATCCCGCGTGACAAACCCCGCGAGGAACAGCTTCTGCGCGCCAAGGTCTTCAAGGGCCGTGGCATCTGCGACTACATCAAATGGGGCGATGTGTCCCCCGAGCTGCTGCGCGAAAAGGTCAATGCCCTGCTGGACGACTCGAGCCAGTGCGTATCCGAGCTCCAAACCTTCCGCATGACCGGCCTTGAAGTCATGCGCGAGCGCCTCGCCTACTTCCGAGAGAACTGCAGTGAATAA
- a CDS encoding glycosyltransferase family 4 protein: MVLKGYPRISETFISNEIRLLEEMGFKIHIYSMRAPRENFAHESIKQIKAKVTYLPSSMIWGLPAFLWYNIRLFARMPKRYMACLKLMMSRFALAPKKHTWIKHMLQAGFIVQKTIIDEGEDIGHFHGHFAHTPTTVTMYAAKLLGVPFSFTAHAKDIYTQNPRRFQDKIDLAKFVVTCTKYNEKYLSKVALNGKPIHCVYHGINLDLFSPNGRVTEAKTPYKILTVARFVEKKGLDTVLRALAKLRAEGIDFRYTLVGEGKAAFNKKIRNLIDELGLADETTLPGTITHEEVITLLNEADCFTLGCREAEDGDRDGIPNVVAEAMATGVPVAATDVSGVPELVTHEETGMLCPSNDVDALADILRRILTDAELRAKVIPAAHAKVHEVFNNKKLIHDLGEIYISHGVPCAGAK; the protein is encoded by the coding sequence ATGGTGCTCAAGGGGTATCCCCGCATTTCCGAGACTTTCATCTCCAACGAGATCCGCCTGCTGGAAGAGATGGGCTTCAAGATCCACATCTACTCCATGCGCGCCCCCCGCGAAAACTTCGCCCACGAATCCATCAAGCAGATCAAGGCCAAGGTCACCTACCTGCCCTCGTCCATGATCTGGGGCCTGCCCGCGTTTCTCTGGTACAACATCCGCCTCTTCGCCAGAATGCCGAAGCGGTATATGGCCTGTCTCAAGCTCATGATGAGCCGTTTCGCCCTTGCGCCCAAGAAGCACACCTGGATCAAACACATGCTCCAGGCCGGGTTCATCGTGCAGAAGACCATCATCGATGAAGGCGAAGACATCGGCCACTTCCACGGCCACTTTGCCCACACGCCGACCACGGTGACCATGTACGCCGCCAAGCTGCTCGGCGTGCCGTTCTCCTTCACGGCCCACGCCAAGGATATCTACACCCAGAATCCGCGCCGCTTTCAGGACAAGATCGACCTCGCCAAATTCGTTGTCACCTGCACCAAGTACAACGAAAAATATCTTTCCAAGGTCGCCCTCAACGGCAAGCCGATCCACTGCGTTTACCACGGCATCAACCTCGACCTGTTCTCGCCCAACGGGCGCGTCACCGAGGCCAAGACGCCGTACAAGATCCTGACCGTCGCCCGCTTCGTGGAGAAGAAGGGCCTCGACACCGTGCTCCGCGCACTGGCCAAGCTCCGCGCCGAGGGCATCGACTTCCGCTACACCCTCGTGGGTGAGGGCAAGGCTGCCTTCAACAAAAAGATTCGCAACCTCATCGACGAGTTGGGTCTGGCCGACGAGACCACACTGCCCGGCACCATCACTCACGAAGAAGTTATCACGCTCCTCAACGAAGCCGACTGCTTCACCCTCGGCTGTCGCGAGGCTGAAGACGGCGACCGCGACGGCATCCCCAACGTGGTGGCAGAAGCCATGGCCACCGGCGTGCCGGTTGCCGCCACCGATGTCTCCGGCGTGCCCGAGCTGGTCACCCATGAAGAGACCGGCATGCTGTGCCCGTCCAATGATGTGGATGCGCTGGCCGACATTCTGCGCCGCATCCTGACGGACGCCGAGCTGCGCGCCAAGGTTATTCCGGCAGCCCACGCCAAGGTGCATGAGGTCTTCAACAATAAGAAGCTCATTCACGACTTGGGGGAGATTTATATCTCGCATGGGGTGCCGTGTGCGGGCGCGAAGTAG